The proteins below are encoded in one region of Rhododendron vialii isolate Sample 1 chromosome 7a, ASM3025357v1:
- the LOC131332387 gene encoding glutathione transferase GST 23-like isoform X2, translating into MAAGEGVKLIGYWASPYALRVEWALKLKGIEYEYVDEDLSNKSALLLQCNPVHKKIPVLVHDGKPVAESLVIIEYVDEVWKEKYPLLPRDPCERAKARFWAKFADEKCVPALMATFTKQGEEQEKSAKEAREILKTLESGLEGKPFFGGETIGFVDISAAWIGIWAKINEDIVNIKLVDEKTMPLLCVWFQHVLENPIIKECLPPREKLLEHIKGFHRRLMAAST; encoded by the exons ATGGCTGCTGGGGAAGGAGTGAAGTTGATAGGGTACTGGGCTAGCCCTTATGCCCTGAGGGTCGAGTGGGCTCTGAAACTGAAAGGAATCGAGTACGAGTACGTTGACGAGGATCTTTCGAACAAGAGTGCCCTCTTGTTGCAGTGCAATCCCGTGCATAAAAAGATTCCCGTGCTCGTGCACGATGGAAAACCGGTGGCGGAATCGCTTGTGATTATCGAGTACGTCGATGAGGTGTGGAAGGAGAAATACCCGCTGCTCCCTCGAGATCCCTGTGAAAGAGCCAAGGCACGTTTCTGGGCCAAATTTGCTGATGAAAAG TGTGTACCCGCACTCATGGCTACATTCACCAAGCAAGGTGAAGAACAAGAGAAATCTGCAAAAGAAGCTCGAGAGATCCTCAAGACTCTAGAGAGTGGGCTTGAGGGGAAACCCTTCTTTGGAGGAGAGACCATAGGCTTTGTGGACATATCAGCTGCTTGGATTGGAATATGGGCTAAAATCAATGAAGATATTGTGAACATCAAACTTGTAGACGAGAAGACAATGCCTCTGCTCTGTGTTTGGTTCCAACATGTCCTTGAAAATCCAATTATCAAAGAGTGCTTGCCTCCCAGGGAGAAGTTGCTGGAGCATATCAAAGGCTTCCACAGGAGGTTGATGGCTGCTTCAACTTGA